From Capricornis sumatraensis isolate serow.1 chromosome 19, serow.2, whole genome shotgun sequence:
TAATAGAAAACCCATATTTCCTCTTTTAGGCTTAACCAACTGTGGTGAGGAAAACTTGACATAAATAAAATGCACCCATTTTAAATGTATAGCCAATGAATTCTTATGAATGTCACAAataagatatagaatatttccatgACCCCTGCCCTCAATTTTCTTGTACTCTTTCCCAGTCAATCTACTGTCCTCCAACTAGACAACCACAATCAATAGAATTGATTTCTATTACTATatattagttttgcctgttctaaATGCacatatacagttgacccttgaacaacaagtGTTTGAACCATATGGGTTCACTTTTATTCATTCACAAGTACTTGAGGCAaggacttcaaaatatttttaaaatgagatataattgtcatataccactgtataagtttaagatgtaaAATGTGTTgacttgatacatttatatacaacAATCTGATTGCCAATGTAGTGTTAGCTGACACCCCTATCATGCATGTGCTTCTCACTTCTTTGTTTCAGTGGGAATAATAAAGTTCTAGTCTCTTAGTGACTTCGTTGTTTATAATACAGTGTGGttgtctgcagtcaccatattGTGCATTAGATATTTAGGAATTATTTATCTACTAGCTGCAGGTCTATACCCCTTTAACAACATCTCCCCAGTTCCTCCACACCTTGGCCCCTAGTAACCAACATTTTGCCCTCTGTCTTTATGAGACAATTTCCCTTGGTAGATTgtattttcagataaggaaaataTTGAGGAAGAAttagggaaggaaaggaagattgAAACAAATCCTCCAGGTGACAAAGACTTTCAGGTCTGGAATGATTAATAAGAAACCGAAGAACAGAAACTAAAAATCACTCTGGTTTTAGCTCTAAAaaccgagagagagagagaggagaaaggagagaaaaaggaacaaaggagaaaggaaagatcaaTCCCTCTCTTCCCATACAGATATTTCTGACTTCCAACCACAGGTTTGAAGAACAGCTCACTTACAGCGCAAAGCAGAGAAGTCCAGGGGTGAGATTAAAGATCAAGGAGATCTCCTTAGTCACCGAAAAAGCCGGAAGCAGCCATAAAGCAGGATGAGCTCTCCAAAAATTTGGAAATCAGAAAGCTCATCTGTGCAACAGAGGCAGGTCTCTAAAACCATGCTAGTGCTAAGATtcatgtcttgctgctgctgctgctaagtcacttcagtcgtgtccgactctgtgcaaccccatagacagcagcccaccaggctctgccttccctgggattctccaggcaagaacactggagtgggttgccatttccttctccattcgtTGGTCTGCATGGTGGTTACTTGTAAGTTTCTTTGCTAAAGTGGACATATATTTTAGGTACTTTTCTAAATACGCCaaataaggaggaagaaaagctaagaataTTGCCCAATGTGGTGGCTTTTAGAATAGGAAATTCCCACCCATGCTCTCAAAACATTAGAAgctgacagtaacacagtaacaAACTGCAGGCTGAGCTAAATTGCAGAGCATATGACACAGTAGTATAAAACTCCCAAGGATAACATGGGAGGAAACCTAGATGACCTTGTATATGGTGATGCTTTTTCAAATGTAAGGTATTTGCAAAAGACAAATCTGTTAAGGACTGTTATCAAAAATGTACAAAGAAACTCTTAAagctcaataataaaaaatgattaaaaacaggCCAGATTTTAAGAGATACCTCATCAAAGAAAAGATATCAactcagttcagtcggtcagtcgtgtctgactctttgcggccccatggactgcagcactccagagctccctgtctgtcaccagctcctggagtttacccaaactcatgtccattgagtcggtgatgccctccaaccatctgatactttgctgtgcccttctcccaccttcatctttgccaaaatcagggtcttttcaaatcagtcagttcttcgcataaggtggccaaagtttggagtttcagcttcaacatcagtccttccaatgaacacccaggactgatctcctttaggatggactggttggatctccttacagtccaagggactctaaatagttctccaacaccacagttcaaaagcatcagttctttggtgctcagctttctttgtagtccaactctcacatccatacatgaccacaggaaaaaccatagccttgactagtcagaccattcttggcaaagtaatatctctgctttttaatatgctgtctaggttggtcataacttttcttctaagaggtaagcctcttttaatttcaaagtggcagtcaccatctgcaatgactttggagccctgccaaaaacataaagtatgccactgtttccactgtttccccatctatttgccatgaagtgatgggaccagatgcaatgatcatagttttctgaatgttaacctttaagtcaacttttttcactctcctctttcactttcatcaagaggctctttagttcttcttcaatttctgccataagggtagtgtcatctgcatatctgaggttattgatatttctcccagcaatcttgattccagcttgtgcttcatccagcccagcgtttctcaggatgtattctgcatataagttaaataagcagggtgacaatatacagccttgacgtactccttttcctatttgaaaccagtctgttgttccatgtccagttctaactgttgcctcctgacctgcatataggtttctcaagaagcaggtcaggtggtctggtattcccatctctttcagaattttccacagtttattgtgatccacacagtcaaaggctttggcatagtcaataaagcagaaatagatgtttttctggaactctcttccttttttgatgatccagtggatgttggcaatttgatctctggttcctctgccttttctaaaaccagcttgaacatctggaagttcatggttcacatattgctgaagcctggcttgaagaattttgagcattactttactagcgtgtgagatgagtgcaattgtgcagtagtttgagcattttttggcattgcctttctttgggattggaaagaaaattaatcttttccagttctatggccactgctgagttttccaaattttctggcatattgagtgcagcactttcacagcatcatctttcaggatttgaaatagctcaactcaaattccagcacctccactagctttgtctgtagttatgcttcctaaggccctgacttcacattccaggatgtctggttctaggtgaatgatcacaccatcatgattatctgggtcgtgaataatttttttgtacagatcttctgtgtattcttgccacctcttcttaatatcttctgattctgttaggtccataccatttctgtcctttatcgagcccatctttgcatgaaatgttcccttggtatctctaattttcttgaagagatctctagcctttcccattctgttgttttcctctgtttcttttcattgatcgcagaggaaggctttcttgtctcttcttgctattctttggaactctgcattcagatgcttatatctttccttttctcctttgctttttgcttctcttcttttcaccgctatttgtaaggcctcctcaaacagccattttgcttttttgcctttcttttccatggggatggtcctgatccctgtctcctgtacaatgtcacaaacctctgtctatagttcatcGGGctttctgtctgtcagatctagacccttaaatctatttctcacttccactgtataatcataagggatttgatttaggtcatacctgaatggtctagtggtttttcctactttcttcaatttgagtctgaatttgccaataaggagtttatgatctgagccacagtcagctcccagtcttttgctgactgtatagagcttctccatctttggctgcaaagaatataatcagtctgatttcagtattgaccatctggtgatgtccatgtgtagtcttctcttgtgttgttggaagaaggtgtttgctatgaccagtgtattctcttggcaaaactctattagcctttgccctacttcattctgtactccaagccaaatttgcctgttactccaggtgtttcttgactttctacttttgcattccattcccctgtaatgaaaaagacatctttttctggtgttagttctagaagatcttgtaggtcttcatagaactgttcagcttcagcttcttcagcattactggtcgtgccatagacttggattaccgtgatattgaatagtttgccttggaaacgaacagagatcattctgtctttgagatttcatccaagtactgcattttggactcttttgttgactatgatggctgctccatatCTTCTAAGTGATTCTCGTCCATGGTAGTAGATATGATGGACTTCTGAAttaaaatcacccattccagtccattttagtttgctgattcataaaatgtcagcgttcactcttgccatctcctgtttgaccacttccaatttgccttgattcatggacctaacattccaggttcccatgcaatattgctctttacagcatcggaccttgcttccatcaccagtcacacccacaattgggtgttgtttttgctttggctctgtgtcttcattctttctgaagttagttctccactgatctccagtagaatattgggcacctactgaactggggagttcatctttcagtgtcttatctttttgccttttaacaCTTTTTATggtattctcaaggcaagaacactgaagaggtttgcattcccttctccagtggaccacattttgtcagacctctctgCTGTGACCTGttgtcttggatggccctataTCACATGGCTAACAGTTTCatagagttagacaaggctatggtccattacaaataaaatatgaagagatatcccacatcaTATGTCTccagggaaatgcaaagtaaaacaaTGAGATTCTACCATACACCTGTTAGAACGACCAAAATCTGTAACTTGACACCAAGTGCTGAAAACAAGAAATACAATAGGAATTCTCACATATCACTGCTGGGAATTATGGTTCAGCCACTTTgatgttttggttgttttttttttttttaataaaataaaacatgttctGACCATGCAGTTCAGCAGTTGCATTCCTTGGCATTCACCCAAAGAAGTAATAAATATATGTCCACATAAAAGCCTGTACATGGATGTATATTggaactttattcataattgccaaaacttgggatcaaccaagatgttcttcagtaAGTGAGCTGATAAACCGTGGTGCATCCCAGACACTGAAATATTATTTTGCACCAAAAGGAAATGAGCTGTGAAGCATTGAAGagacatggaggaaccttaaaattcttaaatgaaagaagtcattttaaaaagctacatGTTGTATGATTCTAGCTCTGTTACATTCTTGAAGAGGCAGTACTATGGAGACAGTATaaagatcagtgattgccagggATTGGGTAGGGAGAGATGAACAGAGAGAGCTCAGAAGATTTTTAGGacaataaaaatattctgtgtgATTCCAGAATGATGGGtatatgtcattatatatttatccAAACCCATAGAACTTTCAGCACCAAGAATGAACCCTAGTGTTAACTATGACCTTCAGGTGACTGTAGTGTGCCAAAGTAGATTGATCTGTTGTAACGAATGTACCACTTTGGTAAGAGTTGTTGATTATATAGGAGGCTCTCCATGTGTGGGAGCAGTTAGTATATGGGAAACCTCTGAACCTTTGTCTCAATTTTTTTGTAAACCTAATACTACCCTAACAcaatcaagtgtgtgtgtgtgttattttttttttaagtttgttaaaAGTTAAACTGGTTTAACCTCACCTCAATTTATGCCAGATGGATTCTCCCATTACTTTTCAGTGGATGGGGAAAGAAAAGGGACATCTCAGGATCTCTTCCTTTCATCAAAGACTATCACTATTTGGAATATAGTGctgttaagtttatttttatatcctcAGCATTATGatgttttttttatatataatttgtagCTTATCCAGCATAATTGTTAGTGTGAATGTTTTTTGTAACTTTATATCCACACCAGATTACTATTTATAAGCATAttaaaacataatgaaatattttatacctaCCCACAGATAAACCATTTCTGTCGTTTTTCGTACATCTTAGAAAGATTCAAGATTTCATCTGATATAATTTTCCTTCAGCCTGAAGAGAATGTCCTTTATATTTTCTTAGACTACAGTTCTTCTAATAAtgacattttcagtttgtttctctcgaaatgtttttgttttgcttcattaTTTATGAATGTATAAATCACCACCCAGTTCGGCAGGCCTTTCTTTTTCTGGCAGCTCTTTAAAGAGATTTCTCATTGTCTTCCATCTTGCTTTGTTTCCAAAGAGAAGTCAATGAGGAGTAAGACATTATTTCTACCTTGTTCTTATAATGTGTCCTATTTCtgtgacaattttaaaaattatttttcctttctctttggttATCTGCAGTTTGATTGTGATATGTCTTGGTAGGTTTTCCTTGTTTTAAGCTTGGGTTTGGGGGTTGTTTTATAATCACATGTTTGGAAACAATTGCCtttatttctccaaatatatttCTACCTTACAGCTTTTGTCTGATACTCTGATTATATGTAtgcttgactttttaaaatatttttctcactgaacttttgttcacttttttctCCATAGTGTTTCAATATGATTAATATGTATTGCCCTGTCTCTACTTACAGAGATTATTGGAGTTCTTTGTTTGATAACCCTCTCGTTTCTGGTACTTTGCCCCATAAAGTCAGGCCACTTTAGAGTCTCTGCACTGCAAGCTCAGTCCTGTTCAATTAATTAAGACTGTTCATGCTTTGCCTTGATTTCTCTCCTTGTGCTATGGTTCGGAAAGTGTCTCTAGGGCTCAGTGATaaggttcattttttttcccccttttttcaaGCGTCACAattctctgcttcctttcttcCAATGTCTGAAAactgtagttttatatattttggtacagtttctttttttttaaattttgtttattgtgGAAAGGTAAAGTACTACTTATTCTGTCATAAACAGAAGAGTAAGACTATTTCACTTGTGGAGAATGACAGTCTTATTCGTTGCAACCATAATTAATATGACACAAAATGggcataaaataaatcaaagctataagaatagattttatttataaaagtaggTGCATCATTTCTAGAATAATtccatatttcatattttcacCAATTAAACAATTGGGTAATTTTCTGaagctgttttcctttttcatatttaaaactgCTTGTACTTTTTGAGAATTTTAAtcacatatgtgttagtatttttatgtttattttcaagaGCAAATACTTAAGATCAAGTTGGAAATGAAAttgtcaagttttaaaaattaaatttggatAAATATAAGTGCACTgagatttttcagaaaagaaaaatggaatatgACATCTTCTTGGATTCACTGTCAAGTATTTTGATCACTGCTTTCTATAAATTATCATCAGAAATCCACATTATATCACATAAACCTAATATTTAAGGAGCTTAGAGCATTTATGGTAAATTTTTAgccttttaatttttgagaacTAGATCCTGTGTTTGCAGCTAGGATGTGAAGATTGTACTATTTTCAAGATAGTttgtaaagatgaataaaatttaattaaaaattaattactttcAATATCTTGCCACAAGTTTAACaaattttctcttattatttctgCTCAGACATATAAATTGAAATACTTGCTCATTGGTAAATATGTCTAAGCTTTTGAATTTACGAGATGTCTTTTAAGGGGTTAGTAGAAGTTTTCCTGATCTCCTGCCCTCCAGTCTGGGATGAATATCTCTTTTTTGTGAACCTATGGAGTACCCTGGGCATATTTCAAAAACAGCACTTAATTTATAGAATTATAACAATCTGTtgactttttcattttcaccatttGATTTTAAAACTCACGAGGTCATGAGTGGTATATTTTTATCCTAATGTCTATATACTGACAATACAGAGTTAATATTTTTACTTgattaaataagcaaatgaataaattttaacttACATTAAAAAGACTAATTAGGAATATGAACTCTATTCAAATGATTGGTTGCTAAAACTGTATTCTGTGTCTTCTCTTACAGGCTCTTAAATCTGATCTACAAtggaaaaatttcttttttatctgtttttcattGGCatagcagtgaaagctcagatcTGTCCGAAGCGCTGTGTCTGTCAGATTTTGTCTCCTAATCTTGCAACCCTTTGTGCCAAGAAAGGGCTTTTATTTGTGCCACCAAACATTGACAGAAGAACTGTGGAACTGCGTTTGGCAGACAATTTTGttacaaatattaaaaggaaagatTTTGCCAATATGACCAGCTTAGTGGACCTGACTCTGTCCAGGAATACAATAAGTTTTATTACACCTCATGCTTTTGCTGACTTACGGAATCTGAGGGCATTGCATTTGAATAGCAACAGATTGACTAAAATTACAAATGACATGTTCAGTGGGCTTTCCAATCTCCATCACTTGATATTGAACAACAATCAGCTGACTTTAATTTCTTCTACAGCATTTGATGATGTCTTTGCCCTTGAAGAGCTGGATCTGTCATATAATAATTTAGAAACAATTCCATGGGATGCTGTTGAGAAGATGGTTAGCTTGCACACCCTCAGTTTGGACCACAATATGATTGATAACATTCCTAAGGGGACTTTCTCCCATTTGCACAAGATGACTCGGCTAGATGTAACATCAAATAAGTTGCAGAAGCTACCGCCTGACCCTCTCTTTCAGAGAGCTCAGGTCCTAGCAACCTCAGGAATCATAAGCCCTTCTACTTTTGCATTAAGTTTTGGCGGAAACCCTTTGCATTGCAATTGTGAACTGCTGTGGTTGAGACGTCTATCCAGAGAAGATGACCTGGAGACCTGTGCTTCTCCAGCACTTTTAACTGGCCGCTATTTTTGGTCCATTCCTGAGGAAGAGTTTCTGTGTGAGCCTCCTCTCATTACTCGGCATACCCACGAGATGAGAGTCCTGGAGGGTCAAAGGGCAACCCTGAGGTGCAAAGCCAGGGGAGACCCCGAACCTGCAATTCACTGGATTTCTCCTGAAGGGAAGCTTATTTCAAATGCAACAAGATCTCTGGTGTATGATAATGGAACACTTGATATTCTTATAACGACTGTGAAGGATACAGGTGCTTTTACCTGCATTGCTTCCAATCCTGCTGGGGAGGCAACACAAACGGTGGATCTTCATATCATTAAGCTCCCTCACTTACTAAACAGTACAAACCATATCCACGAGCCTGATCCTGGTTCTTCAGACATCTCCACGTCTACTAAGTCAGGTTCTAACACAAGCAGTAGTAACGGTGATACTAAAATAAGTCAAGATAAAATTGTGGTGGCAGAAGCAACATCATCTACTGCACtacttaaatttaattttcaaagaaatatccCGGGAATACGTATGTTTCAAATCCAGTACAATGGTACTTATG
This genomic window contains:
- the LRFN5 gene encoding leucine-rich repeat and fibronectin type-III domain-containing protein 5, with the protein product MEKFLFYLFFIGIAVKAQICPKRCVCQILSPNLATLCAKKGLLFVPPNIDRRTVELRLADNFVTNIKRKDFANMTSLVDLTLSRNTISFITPHAFADLRNLRALHLNSNRLTKITNDMFSGLSNLHHLILNNNQLTLISSTAFDDVFALEELDLSYNNLETIPWDAVEKMVSLHTLSLDHNMIDNIPKGTFSHLHKMTRLDVTSNKLQKLPPDPLFQRAQVLATSGIISPSTFALSFGGNPLHCNCELLWLRRLSREDDLETCASPALLTGRYFWSIPEEEFLCEPPLITRHTHEMRVLEGQRATLRCKARGDPEPAIHWISPEGKLISNATRSLVYDNGTLDILITTVKDTGAFTCIASNPAGEATQTVDLHIIKLPHLLNSTNHIHEPDPGSSDISTSTKSGSNTSSSNGDTKISQDKIVVAEATSSTALLKFNFQRNIPGIRMFQIQYNGTYDDTLVYR